In a genomic window of Prochlorococcus marinus str. GP2:
- a CDS encoding diacylglycerol/polyprenol kinase family protein, with protein MIKFTVILLYLFLIFLISIVFKKYNEDSRETVRKIIHIGVGPLIPITQFLKINQNSALIFTGIVSLMVLINYTYKLFPTIEDVERKSYGTLFYCLSLFILIYLFWDKNPYALITGFFIMTFGDGLAGLIGKSFNSKSWIFFKQKKSLFGTATMFLTSFIVVCSIGYAQENNFNLNYFTIAFFATVLEQFSFLGIDNFIVPISSALFFNFFITS; from the coding sequence TTGATAAAATTTACTGTAATTTTATTATATTTATTTTTAATTTTTCTTATATCAATAGTCTTTAAAAAATATAATGAAGATAGCAGAGAAACCGTAAGAAAAATAATACATATTGGAGTAGGACCATTAATACCAATTACACAATTTCTAAAAATTAATCAAAATTCAGCGCTTATTTTTACAGGAATTGTCTCATTAATGGTTTTAATCAATTACACCTATAAATTATTTCCAACAATTGAAGATGTTGAGAGAAAGAGTTATGGAACATTATTTTATTGTCTAAGTTTATTTATTTTGATTTATCTTTTCTGGGATAAAAATCCATATGCATTAATTACTGGATTTTTTATTATGACTTTTGGTGATGGATTAGCAGGGTTAATAGGAAAGAGCTTCAACTCAAAGAGTTGGATTTTTTTTAAACAAAAAAAATCATTATTTGGCACTGCGACAATGTTTTTAACAAGCTTTATAGTAGTTTGCTCAATAGGATATGCCCAAGAAAATAATTTTAATTTAAATTATTTTACGATAGCTTTCTTTGCAACTGTTCTGGAACAATTTAGTTTTTTAGGGATAGATAATTTCATTGTTCCAATATCTTCAGCATTATTTTTTAATTTTTTTATAACTAGCTAA
- a CDS encoding 3-deoxy-7-phosphoheptulonate synthase → MTTSSNNSALEKTSDLHVVETRPLIPPSSLHNDIPLNHASANTVSKTRRSIQNILHNNDQKLLVIVGPCSIHDLEAAKEYSKYIKNFREIYKDKLEIIMRVYFEKPRTTIGWKGLINDPHLDDSYDINTGLRRARSLLSYLATIGIPSATELLDPIVPQYIADLISWTAIGARTTESQTHREMASGLSMPIGFKNGTDGSFATAINAMESASKSHHFLGVNENGMASIVNTTGNPDGHIVLRGGSKGPNFESEHVKRISDELRQCNLPHKVMIDCSHGNSNKDFRKQSKVLNNIASQISNGEKNILGVMLESHLKEGNQKLVKKEDLQFGRSITDACIDIETTKELLAILYNSLS, encoded by the coding sequence ATGACGACATCATCAAATAATTCAGCTTTAGAAAAGACATCAGATTTACATGTTGTTGAAACACGTCCATTAATACCTCCAAGCAGTTTACATAATGATATACCTTTAAATCACGCCTCTGCTAATACAGTATCTAAAACAAGAAGATCGATACAAAATATTTTGCATAATAATGATCAGAAGCTTTTAGTCATTGTGGGTCCATGTTCAATTCATGATCTTGAGGCGGCAAAGGAATATTCAAAATATATTAAAAATTTCCGAGAAATTTATAAAGATAAATTAGAAATAATCATGAGAGTATATTTTGAAAAACCAAGAACAACTATTGGTTGGAAGGGTTTGATAAATGATCCTCATTTAGATGATTCTTATGATATTAATACTGGTTTAAGAAGGGCGAGAAGTTTGCTTTCGTATTTAGCAACTATTGGAATACCTTCTGCTACAGAATTACTAGATCCAATTGTTCCTCAATACATTGCCGATTTAATAAGTTGGACTGCCATAGGTGCGCGGACTACAGAAAGTCAAACTCATAGAGAAATGGCATCAGGATTATCAATGCCTATAGGCTTTAAAAATGGAACGGATGGTTCCTTTGCTACTGCAATTAATGCAATGGAGTCAGCTTCAAAATCCCATCATTTCTTAGGTGTAAATGAAAATGGAATGGCTTCTATAGTTAATACTACAGGAAATCCAGATGGACATATAGTTTTAAGGGGAGGTTCAAAAGGCCCTAATTTCGAAAGTGAACACGTTAAAAGAATTTCAGATGAATTGAGGCAATGTAATCTTCCTCACAAAGTGATGATTGATTGTAGTCATGGAAATTCCAATAAAGACTTCCGAAAACAGTCTAAAGTGCTAAACAACATAGCTTCTCAAATAAGTAATGGTGAAAAAAATATTTTGGGAGTTATGCTTGAAAGTCATTTGAAGGAAGGTAATCAAAAACTTGTCAAAAAAGAAGATCTCCAGTTTGGCAGAAGTATTACAGATGCTTGCATAGATATAGAAACAACAAAAGAATTACTCGCTATTTTATACAATTCACTTAGCTAG
- a CDS encoding RpoD/SigA family RNA polymerase sigma factor, translating into MGIPLESAKSSSDNNFEEPRLPNTAGKSRKSKSSLTAKQSQKKSGRLASDSIGYYLSSIGRVPLLTPAEEIELAHHVQTMKKLLQTPETDRTQRNLYQIKIGKRARDRMMAANLRLVVSVAKKYQNQGLELLDLVQEGAIGLERAVDKFDPAMGYKFSTYAYWWIRQGMTRAIDNSARTIRLPIHISEKLSKMRRVSRELSHKFGRQPTRLEMANEMGIDQKDLEDLISQSAPCASLDAHARGEEDRSTLGELIPDPNCEEPMEGMDRTIQKEHLGTWLSQLNEREQKIMKLRFGLDGAEPLTLAEIGRQINVSRERVRQLEAKAILKLRVMTTHQKAA; encoded by the coding sequence ATGGGGATCCCTCTGGAATCTGCAAAAAGCTCTTCAGATAATAATTTTGAGGAGCCAAGATTACCAAACACTGCGGGCAAGTCTCGTAAATCAAAATCCAGTCTAACTGCAAAACAAAGCCAAAAAAAATCTGGAAGACTTGCTTCAGATTCTATTGGCTATTACTTAAGTAGCATTGGTAGAGTACCTCTTCTAACTCCAGCTGAGGAAATAGAGTTGGCTCATCATGTTCAAACCATGAAAAAGTTGCTGCAAACTCCTGAAACTGATAGAACTCAACGAAATCTGTATCAAATTAAGATTGGCAAAAGAGCCAGAGATAGAATGATGGCAGCTAATCTAAGACTAGTTGTCTCCGTTGCAAAAAAATATCAAAACCAAGGCCTTGAATTATTAGACCTTGTCCAGGAAGGTGCTATTGGCCTTGAAAGGGCTGTAGATAAATTTGATCCTGCTATGGGATATAAATTCTCAACTTATGCCTACTGGTGGATTAGGCAAGGTATGACAAGAGCTATTGATAACAGTGCAAGAACTATCCGCTTACCTATTCACATAAGTGAAAAACTTTCCAAAATGAGAAGAGTCTCTAGAGAATTGTCCCATAAATTTGGTAGACAACCTACCAGATTAGAAATGGCAAATGAGATGGGAATTGATCAAAAAGATTTAGAGGATTTAATTTCGCAAAGTGCACCTTGCGCCTCCCTAGATGCTCATGCAAGAGGTGAAGAAGACAGAAGTACTTTAGGTGAACTAATACCTGATCCAAACTGTGAAGAGCCTATGGAAGGTATGGATAGAACTATTCAAAAAGAGCATTTAGGAACTTGGCTTTCTCAATTAAATGAAAGAGAGCAAAAAATTATGAAGCTCAGATTTGGCCTAGATGGTGCAGAACCATTAACACTCGCAGAAATAGGAAGACAAATTAATGTTTCAAGAGAAAGAGTAAGACAACTAGAAGCTAAAGCAATATTAAAACTTAGAGTAATGACAACTCATCAAAAAGCAGCTTAA